The Petrotoga mobilis SJ95 genomic sequence AGCTGAAAATTATTTAAATGTTCATGGGGAAAATTCAGCAATACTTGAAGTTTTGGGAGATGGATTATACTTTGAAGAAGATAATTTGAAAGCAAAAAAACATACCTGAAAGCATTAAAATTATCTTCAGCTACGAGTGTAAAGAAGAAACTTCAAGATAAACTTGAAGATACTACAAAAAAGATTGATAATACAAAAAATATGACTAAAGTTGCTTTAATAATAGCAGAAGTATTAGATTCATTTACTGATGATGTTTTAGAGGGACTTTCTGATTATTTTTGAGTAAGGAAGTCTACACTTCCAAAAAAGCGAGGGGGAATATATAGCGTATTAACAAAAGTGTTGCAAACAAAATTTTTAAATGAAAAAGTGGGTTCTATCACGAAAATAGCGGGTAATTAAGCTGGAATTAAATTAAGTTTACCAAGGGCAATAAAGATAGTGATTTTTAAATTCTTTAATGTTTTAAAACCAAAAGCCCTTTTAGAAAATCCTCTAAGTTTAGAGTTCATACCTTCTATTTTACCGTTTGAGTTATTTAAGAAAAAAGGCTTTGAAGTTTTCGTGGGAGAGTATTGTAGAAAAGGAAGTAGAGGTGTATAACGAAGTCTTAAATAGATTTGGAGGAAGTAATGCCTAAAGAGAGAGAATTTATTAAATCTTTTTTTCAGTTTTCAATGGGTCAATGGATAGCTGCTTTGATTTCCTTCATCACTACTCCTATTACCACTTGGCTTATAATCCCAGAGGAGTTTGGTAAGGCATCGATGTTTACTTTGGCTTTCAATTTACTTCTCAACGTTGCACTTCTTGGAGCGGATCAGAGCTTTGTTCGTATGTTTTATGAAAGGTCTGAGGATAAGAGAAGGGATTTACTTTGGGATTCTTTGTTGCCGAGTTTGAGTATAGGCGTTGTTGTTTTTGTTGTCATTGGTATCTTTTGGAAAGAGTTGTCTTTCATTCTTTTTGGAGATTATAATCATTTTCTTCCGATTTTTTTGTTGGGCGTTACCATATTAATCGGTATTTTAGAGAGATTTTCCACTTTGGCTGTTCGGATGAAAAAAAGAGGTATCGCTTTTTCTACGTTGAGGGTAGTAAACGGAGTAACAAATGCGGTTTTTACAATTTTATACGCCCTTTTTGTTTCAAGAAGTTTTTATGCTGTTATCATTGGTTTGTTTTTTTCTCATATAGTTACCGCTTTATTAGCGATCTTTTTTGAAAGAGAATTGTGGTTTGGTAAGTTCAAAGTTGATTTTAAATCTATAAAAGCGATTGTTAGGTACGGTCTCCCTTTTGTTCCTACTTTTTTAATTACTTGGCTTTTTCAATCGATAGATAGGTTGTCGTTAAGAAATTATTCTGATTTCACGGAGATAGGTTTGTATTCTGCTGCTTTCAAAGTAGTTTCAGTGATGAGCTTAATTCAAGCTGGTTTTACTACGTTTTGGACTCCCGTTTCTTATGAAAGCTACGAAAAAGAACCTGAGAGTAAGGGGATTTTTGAGAAGACCTCTGTGTTTATAGCCGCTGCGATGTTTGTGTTTGGATTGCTATTAGTTGTGTTTAAAGATGTGATATTTTTGCTTTTAGAGAGTTCTTATAGGCAGGCGGCTGGAATTAGCTCTTTTTTGATTTTGATGCCTATTATGTATACTGTTTCTGAAACGACGGTTGTTGGTATCAATTTTAAGAAAAAAACATATTGGCATATGTTGATAGCAACTGTGGCAGCAGGGGTTAACGTGTTTGGGAATTTGATGCTTGTTCCTGTATATGGTGCAAAAGGTGCAGCATTTTCTACTGGGGTGTCGTATATAGTTTTCTTTTGTATGAGGACGTTTATATCTAGGAGTTTGTTCCCTGTTAATTACCATTTGGGTAAATTTTTTATTAGTACCTTTGTTTTTGTGGTCGTTGCTTTTATAAACACTTTTGTTATTAATATGGTTTTTCAGGTTGTGTCTGCTGTTTTGGGTTTGATCGTTGTAATGTTTGTGTATAGAGATCAGGTGAAATATGTGTTTGATTTGGGGGTTGATTTGATGAGGGAAGTGAAGGAGAGGGTTGCTAGCAGGTGAAGGGGGAGTTGGTAGGGCTTTACCGAGGTCGCAGAAATACTAATGGAATACTATATGGGTAAATGATTTAGTTAATTATTAGATAAAATATTAGATTGTTGAAAATATACAAGGCATCTAAATAAGGCGTCTTTTTTATTGGTTGAGTCTTTTATCTGCCTATGTAAGATTACTTAGCTTATTTTAAGGCAATGATTTGAGGTGGTTCTGTTAAATAGAATAAAACAGGTGATTTTATGTGCTATGCCTAACCGAATACGGGTTCTTTCCACTGATTGTTTAATCCTATCCATTATTTTCTAGAAAAAGAACTTTCTGTCTCAGCATCTCAAATTTGTTTCTTCTATACATTATCCTTTTAATAACTTTCAGTTTATTCACAGAACTTTCTGCTAGCCCATTGTTGTATTCATATACAATAGCATTTCTAACCGCTTACATATCTCTTTTTAAACCACTCACAAATTTATCTATTTTTCTAATTTTTAAGTTACTAGCTTTTTCTCGAAAAGTGTACCACCCTATCACACAAATCCTGTATAATGAATTTGGTAAAAAAAAATGTACGATTTTTGTATTTTAACAAACACAAAAGTCAAAGAGCGATAGCAAAAGAAATGGGGATACACAGAGCGACGGTTAAAAGAGCTATTAAGCAAGGGAGATAGAGGAGAAACTTGGTATCAATCAAAAAGAAGGATAAAGGAAACAAGGGTAGACACATAAGTATAGCGATGAAGAGTCTTTTGAACTGAGCCATATTATTTGAACTCTTCTTTTAATTTTTGTTATTGGCTTTTAAAAAGGTAGCTTCCCTATAAGTTATAATTTAAATGTGTTGATAAAACAATAAAGAATGAGGAAAAACTAAATGAAAGAGATTTTTTTAGAATTAGTTATTTGATTAATAGGAGTTATTATAAAGATTTATTTGCGCTAAAAAGTTTTTCAAATCAAGATACTATTTCTACGGGTGATTCTATTGCTGATAAAGATGTTCTCGAAAGTTTGTTTAGTTATGGCTTTATAGAAAATAGAGGAATCGATGGGGGTAATTCAAATTTAAATAGTGGAGGAACTATTTATAGTATTAATAGATATGGAATTATCGTAAGGGATATCCTTTAGTTTTATGAAAATGTATAGAAATGATGAATGCATTGAAATAATAATTGAAGATCATAAAAATATGAAGCAAAATTAAAAGACATCGAATTATGATCTAACCAATCTTTTTCACGGACATCTAATATTAACTAATGTGTTCTTTTTCTTTTTAATATTTTTTCGTGTATAATTGCCATGAGCTCTCAGTTCTTGATTTTGTACTTTGTAATGATAGTTAGGATCATATTGTTTCACCTCGCTTTAGTATTGTTTGAGGATCTGCCTTAATCCTTAGACCTCTTCTAGGGCGTTCCCTACTAATACGGCCTTGAAAGGTCCATCAAGTATCGGTGCCTTGAATTTTGCAAATTCTAATAGGATAAGGTTTAACCCAATAAAATATAAACATCAATCTATTTGGATAGGATGCACTATAGATAACAAAAATGGTTTATCTAGAGGAACATGGAATTAGTTGTTAGTGGTGATAATATGGATGCTGATTTGGTATTTTCAATAAAGAATTCTGACCATAATAAAATTTATGTTGTGAGAGATAATAAAATACTTTTTCGATTAAAAATTAAAGAACCAGATAAAGACAAATATGATTCTTATGACGGAGAATTAGATATAATGATGGATGGAATTAAAAATCATCCTTTTGATAATTTGTATTTTCAAAAAGATAATCACAAAGAAAAGTTCAAAAAATCGATTTATAAGGTATCTTGGCATGGATTTAGTTATAATCAAAATGGAAATATAAAAATGCCAGTTATAAATCTCAAAAACCAAAAAAATCAAAAAGATTTAGAAATAAGACATGAAGGTAAAATTAAAAACGATAAATTGTTTCCATTTCCAATTTGTAGCTTATATATTCCTAAAAATTTTTTTGATAATTCAATAAAATTTCAAAAAATTCAAGATGGAATACCCAAGGACAATATCATTAATGTAAAAAAAGATGTTTTTTCTAGGATTGATTTTTTTATTTTGCCAAAAAATTATAGTGCAAATGACTTTTTTTTGACATTAGCGAGTTTGTTATATTTAATTTCAGATAATACTTTATTTTCTAGAGAATATCATGGTGAAGTTAGAAAACTGAAAAAATATCATCCTTACAAATCTTTTAAAAATTATCGATCATGATATTCTTTATAGAATAATAGAAAATGAAGAAACATATTTACCTGAGTTGGATAATACATATAGCCTATTTTTACATAATCCAAATAATTCTTTTGATGTGCTATATAATAGATTAACAAAGATAGGGGAAGATAGATATTCTCTAAGAGATGAACATGATAAAGAATTAGAAAGAATAAGAAATAAATATAAAAGCAATGATTAAAAAATTAAAGAGCAGACGATTTGAAAAAAGAATTTTACGATTTTTGTATTTTAACAAACACAAAATACCCTCTTCAGAAATAGGTAGAAAGTACAACTAAAAAAAGGTAAAATAAGTAAAGGCAATAAGAAAAAGAGCTAAAATATTAGGAAATTATCCTAAGCGCTCTTTGAAAAACTTAAAAAAAGAAACCAAATCCTTGACCTTCTGAACAAAGATAGCTCTAAGCAAAGCCCGAAGGGAGTACCTGTTCTGCCCATCTTATTATTGAAATCTGGGACAACGGACCAATCGATCATATCGATTAAATCGAGAAGATACTTAAATTCAGAATGTTCTTTCATATAATCAGAGTAGACGAAATCGAAGTACAGTTGAAACAATAAAGATATGGTATCAAATAAATTATACAGTGAGGAGTTAAAAAGCATAATATTGAAGGTATTAAAAGTTAGTTGCAATGCATGTTTTAGAGTTTCTGAAGACAGTAAAAATAAATTATTAAGGAGGTAACAGTAATGAAAGCTGGAGACTTCAAAAAAACAGTTTTAGATAATTTACAATTGAACATCCAGAATGGCAGTCGGGCAAGCATGGCGGATTACAAAAAAGCTTTAGACAAAATTTTAGATATAGCAGATGAAGCGGAAATACCTATTGAAGAAATTGAAGACCAATTAAGATATGTACAAGCCGAACCGGAAGATTGTGCAGAAAGTTTGACTAATGTCTTTGCAAGAGGACTGTTAGAATGGTATTTAGAAGAACCTGGTAGAATCTATTTCTTGGAAGGCGCAGTAAAAGAACTAGGGGCGCAAGATGGCTTCAGTATTTTATCAAAAGGCCAGTACCTATATTGGGTAGAAGTTTTATTAGAAGTAACCGAGAAAGGTTTGGAAGAAATAGAGGAACCAGATCTTATAAATATGGATTTAACAGAAACAGATTCGGAATTAGTAGATTTGGAAGAAATAGCAGAAACAGATTGGGATGATACAGATTTGTTAGAAGCAGTTTTGGAAGATTTGAATTTGGAAGAAACACCAGAAATAGATACAGAAGATCAAAATAACAAAGAAATAAAAAACTAAGTTTTATACTGAATCCCGACCTTATTGATGGTGATCTTTTCAAAAAAACATTTTTAAAGTTGCTATATTCGATGGAGGATTCACAGAAATATCAAAAGGACAATAATAAAATCAGAATAATAGTCAAGGCATTTGCATTTAATAAACGAAAAGCATTCTGATTTTTTGATGTTAAAACTGAAATTACATTCGGAGTTGATAAATAGTGAAGGTACTGTTCATAACAAATTTGTTGCCATTTTCTCATAATCCTGCACGTGGGATTTTCATAACAAATAGGCTTAAAACTATGCAAAGTTTTGATATAAACTTCGATGTTTATGGTATTACTTCTAAAGATTCTTTTGGAGTAAAATTTTTAAAAAAGATTCTTTCTATACCAAGCGTAAATTCTACTGATTCATTTTATGAAGTCGATGGTGTAAAATACAAATATGCGTCTTTTAGTAGAAGTTTAGGTGATGTCTTTAATTCGAGAGTATTGAAGAAAAATAATCAAATTAAAGATTCAAAAGAAGTTGCAGAGGATCTATTTGATAAAATTAAGCATAATGAGTTTGATATAATCCATGCCCATGGGATGTATGACGCACCTGCTGGATTAGTTGCGAAACTGTTATCGCAAAAGTTAAGTGTTCCATATGTAGTTACTTGCCATGGTAGCGATATAAACTTAGCGATGCCTAAGGCAAAAGAATTGTACGTTGATGTTTTAGAAAATGCTGCAAAGGTTATCTTTGTAAGTAATGCCTTATTGAACAAAGCTAAATCATTTGGATATGCTGGTGAGAATTCTGTTGTTATTCCCAATGGAATCGAACCAGATATCTTTAAACCTTTGGATAAAGAAAAGATAAAAGAAGAACAGGGGCTGTCTAAAAAGGTTGTTGGGTTTGTAGGTGGATTGAAGAAAGTAAAAAGGGCAGATAAATTGCCCGAAATTTTTTCTTACATTTCTTCAATCTACGATGCTGAGTTTTTAGTTGTTGGAGATGGTGAGTTAAGAAAAGATATTGAAAATGAATGTAAGAAAAGAAAGTTGCATGTTAAGTTTGTTGGAAGTGTTTCTCATGAAGATGTACCTTATTATATGAATGCTATGGATGTAATGATACTTCCGAGTAGGAATGAAGGCTGGCCGTGCGTTGTATTGGAAGCACAGGGATGTGGGGTAGCTGTTGTTGGTAGCGGCAACGGAGGTATACCTGAGGCAATTGGAGATGGAGGAATAGTTGTAGAAGAAGGAGAAGATTTTGAAAAAAGGTTTGCTCAATCGGTTGTAAAGT encodes the following:
- a CDS encoding glycosyltransferase encodes the protein MKVLFITNLLPFSHNPARGIFITNRLKTMQSFDINFDVYGITSKDSFGVKFLKKILSIPSVNSTDSFYEVDGVKYKYASFSRSLGDVFNSRVLKKNNQIKDSKEVAEDLFDKIKHNEFDIIHAHGMYDAPAGLVAKLLSQKLSVPYVVTCHGSDINLAMPKAKELYVDVLENAAKVIFVSNALLNKAKSFGYAGENSVVIPNGIEPDIFKPLDKEKIKEEQGLSKKVVGFVGGLKKVKRADKLPEIFSYISSIYDAEFLVVGDGELRKDIENECKKRKLHVKFVGSVSHEDVPYYMNAMDVMILPSRNEGWPCVVLEAQGCGVAVVGSGNGGIPEAIGDGGIVVEEGEDFEKRFAQSVVKLLENPIDGSYLRKRALGFSWESIVEKEIEVYNEALNRFGGSNA
- a CDS encoding transposase — protein: MKKRFNKFSLFRHYFLQIYLRLRYTPLLPFLQYSPTKTSKPFFLNNSNGKIEGMNSKLRGFSKRAFGFKTLKNLKITIFIALGKLNLIPA
- a CDS encoding lipopolysaccharide biosynthesis protein — translated: MPKEREFIKSFFQFSMGQWIAALISFITTPITTWLIIPEEFGKASMFTLAFNLLLNVALLGADQSFVRMFYERSEDKRRDLLWDSLLPSLSIGVVVFVVIGIFWKELSFILFGDYNHFLPIFLLGVTILIGILERFSTLAVRMKKRGIAFSTLRVVNGVTNAVFTILYALFVSRSFYAVIIGLFFSHIVTALLAIFFERELWFGKFKVDFKSIKAIVRYGLPFVPTFLITWLFQSIDRLSLRNYSDFTEIGLYSAAFKVVSVMSLIQAGFTTFWTPVSYESYEKEPESKGIFEKTSVFIAAAMFVFGLLLVVFKDVIFLLLESSYRQAAGISSFLILMPIMYTVSETTVVGINFKKKTYWHMLIATVAAGVNVFGNLMLVPVYGAKGAAFSTGVSYIVFFCMRTFISRSLFPVNYHLGKFFISTFVFVVVAFINTFVINMVFQVVSAVLGLIVVMFVYRDQVKYVFDLGVDLMREVKERVASR